The sequence GCATGAACCATTCGCTTGTTGAAAATCTTCAGGGTAATCCGATAGAATTTCCTGTACAATTTAAGGGCAAACAGATTTCCTGTAGTGTTTACAAAGGCATGGTCCACGGGAACTTGTGTTATTTTGTTAAATCACACTCTGAGGAAAAGTATTTTGACAAGGGTAAAT is a genomic window of Nitrospirae bacterium YQR-1 containing:
- a CDS encoding glycogen/starch synthase, with the protein product MYIVMIASECAPVSKVGGLADVVDGLSCELLRKGHNVEIILPYYDCMNHSLVENLQGNPIEFPVQFKGKQISCSVYKGMVHGNLCYFVKSHSEEKYFDKGK